The following proteins come from a genomic window of Emys orbicularis isolate rEmyOrb1 chromosome 9, rEmyOrb1.hap1, whole genome shotgun sequence:
- the ZNF711 gene encoding zinc finger protein 711 isoform X2, with translation MVSEEVLVTNSDTETVIQAASTVPGSTVTIKTEDDDDGKSTSEDYLMISLDDVGEKLDHIGSTPLKISTEVSHDDVSKDDGFGSEVIKVYIFKAEAEDDDTGGTEIVTESDFHNGHSVAGVIEQGGVGRMQREKMVYMAVKDSSQEDEDISCAEIADEVYMEVIVGEEEATSLPDTQLEDTGVNKTFVPVAWAAAYGNNLDTRLENKNGNAAQYLQICDSINTNRALKQKAKKRRRGETRQWQTAVIIGPDGQPLTVYPCHICGKKFKSRGFLKRHMKNHPDHMIKKKYQCTDCDFTTNKKVSFHNHLESHKLINKVDKTHEFTEYTRRYREASPLSSNKLILRDKEPKLHKCKYCDYETAEQGLLNRHLLAVHSKNFPHVCVECGKGFRHPSELKKHMRTHTGEKPYQCQHCVFRCADQSNLKTHIKTKHGTDLPFKCEHCPQAFTDEKELLQHTELFQGHKTHQCPHCDHKSTNSSDLKRHIISVHTKDFPHKCEVCEKGFHRPSELKKHSETHKGKKIHQCRHCDFKTSDPFVLSGHILSVHTKDLPFKCKRCKRGFRQQNELKKHMKTHSGRKVYQCQYCEYSTTDASGFKRHVISIHTKDYPHRCEYCKKGFRRPSEKNQHIMRHHKEAIM, from the exons tggatgATGTTGGAGAAAAATTAGACCATATTGGAagcacacctttaaaaatcagcactGAGGTTTCACACGATGATGTTTCTAAAGACGACGGGTTTGGTTCAGAAGTTATAAAAGTGTATATATTTAAAGCTGAAGCTGAGGATGAC GATACTG gAGGAACAGAAATTGTCACAGAGAGTGACTTTCACAATGGACATTCTGTAGCTGGAGTAATTGAGCAGGGAGGTGTAGGCAGAATGCAGCGAGAGAAGATGGTATACATGGCTGTTAAGGACTCCTCTCAGGAAGATGAAGATATTA GTTGTGCTGAAATAGCAGATGAAGTTTATATGGAAGTCATTGTAGGTGAAGAGGAAGCAACATCACTTCCCGATACACAACTTGAAGACACTGGTGTGAATAAAACTTTTGTTCCTGTTGCTTGGGCTGCTGCTTATG GAAATAACTTGGATACACGATTAGAAAACAAAAATGGTAATGCAGCACAGTACCTGCAAATCTGTGATAGCATTAACACAAATAGAGCGCTTAAACAAAAAGccaagaagaggaggaggggagaaaccAGGCAGTGGCAAACAG CTGTTATAATAGGTCCTGATGGACAGCCCTTAACTGTCTACCCTTGTCACATATGTGGGAAAAAATTTAAATCCAGAGGATTCCTGAAAAGGCATATGAAGAACCACCCAGATCATATGATTAAGAAGAAATACCAGTGTACGGACTGTGACTTTACAACTAacaaaaaagtaagtttccaCAACCATCTGGAAAGCCATAAACTTATAAATAAAGTTGACAAAACCCATGAGTTTACAGAATATACAAGGAGATACAGAGAGGCAAGCCCATTGAGTTCTAATAAACTGATATTGAGGGACAAGGAGCCTAAACTACACAAGTGCAAATACTGTGACTATGAGACTGCAGAACAGGGACTGCTGAATAGACATCTGCTTGCAGTTCACAGCAAGAACTTTCCTCATGTTTGTGTTGAGTGTGGGAAAGGATTCCGTCATCCATCTGAGCTTAAAAAGCATATGAGGACCCACACAGGGGAAAAGCCATACCAGTGTCAGCACTGTGTCTTCAGATGTGCTGATCAATCCAATCTGAAAACACACATAAAAACCAAACATGGGACTGATTTACCATTTAAATGTGAGCATTGTCCCCAAGCATTCACAGATGAAAAAGAACTTCTTCAGCACACAGAGTTATTTCAAGGACATAAGACTCATCAGTGTCCACATTGTGACCATAAGAGCACCAACTCAAGCGACCTGAAACGACACATTATTTCGGTTCACACAAAGGACTTTCCCCACAAATGTGAGGTGTGCGAAAAAGGCTTCCATCGTCCATCTGAGCTCAAAAAGCATAGTGAAACCCACAAAGGTAAAAAGATACATCAGTGTAGGCACTGTGACTTTAAAACTTCAGATCCTTTTGTACTTAGTGGGCATATCCTCTCAGTTCACACCAAGGACCTGCCTTTTAAATGCAAAAGGTGCAAGAGAGGATTTAGGCAGCAAAACGAACTTAAGAAGCACATGAAGACCCACAGTGGAAGAAAAGTGTATCAATGCCAGTATTGTGAATATAGCACTACGGATGCATCAGGCTTTAAACGACATGTAATATCAATACACACAAAAGACTATCCACACAGGTGTGAATACTGCAAAAAGGGATTCCGTAGACCatcagaaaaaaatcaacatatAATGAGGCATCACAAAGAGGCCATAATGTAA
- the ZNF711 gene encoding zinc finger protein 711 isoform X3 yields MQREKMVYMAVKDSSQEDEDISCAEIADEVYMEVIVGEEEATSLPDTQLEDTGVNKTFVPVAWAAAYGDERRLPRRYEDCQAAGNNLDTRLENKNGNAAQYLQICDSINTNRALKQKAKKRRRGETRQWQTAVIIGPDGQPLTVYPCHICGKKFKSRGFLKRHMKNHPDHMIKKKYQCTDCDFTTNKKVSFHNHLESHKLINKVDKTHEFTEYTRRYREASPLSSNKLILRDKEPKLHKCKYCDYETAEQGLLNRHLLAVHSKNFPHVCVECGKGFRHPSELKKHMRTHTGEKPYQCQHCVFRCADQSNLKTHIKTKHGTDLPFKCEHCPQAFTDEKELLQHTELFQGHKTHQCPHCDHKSTNSSDLKRHIISVHTKDFPHKCEVCEKGFHRPSELKKHSETHKGKKIHQCRHCDFKTSDPFVLSGHILSVHTKDLPFKCKRCKRGFRQQNELKKHMKTHSGRKVYQCQYCEYSTTDASGFKRHVISIHTKDYPHRCEYCKKGFRRPSEKNQHIMRHHKEAIM; encoded by the exons ATGCAGCGAGAGAAGATGGTATACATGGCTGTTAAGGACTCCTCTCAGGAAGATGAAGATATTA GTTGTGCTGAAATAGCAGATGAAGTTTATATGGAAGTCATTGTAGGTGAAGAGGAAGCAACATCACTTCCCGATACACAACTTGAAGACACTGGTGTGAATAAAACTTTTGTTCCTGTTGCTTGGGCTGCTGCTTATG GAGATGAAAGAAGACTGCCCAGAAGGTATGAAGACTGTCAAGCAGCAG GAAATAACTTGGATACACGATTAGAAAACAAAAATGGTAATGCAGCACAGTACCTGCAAATCTGTGATAGCATTAACACAAATAGAGCGCTTAAACAAAAAGccaagaagaggaggaggggagaaaccAGGCAGTGGCAAACAG CTGTTATAATAGGTCCTGATGGACAGCCCTTAACTGTCTACCCTTGTCACATATGTGGGAAAAAATTTAAATCCAGAGGATTCCTGAAAAGGCATATGAAGAACCACCCAGATCATATGATTAAGAAGAAATACCAGTGTACGGACTGTGACTTTACAACTAacaaaaaagtaagtttccaCAACCATCTGGAAAGCCATAAACTTATAAATAAAGTTGACAAAACCCATGAGTTTACAGAATATACAAGGAGATACAGAGAGGCAAGCCCATTGAGTTCTAATAAACTGATATTGAGGGACAAGGAGCCTAAACTACACAAGTGCAAATACTGTGACTATGAGACTGCAGAACAGGGACTGCTGAATAGACATCTGCTTGCAGTTCACAGCAAGAACTTTCCTCATGTTTGTGTTGAGTGTGGGAAAGGATTCCGTCATCCATCTGAGCTTAAAAAGCATATGAGGACCCACACAGGGGAAAAGCCATACCAGTGTCAGCACTGTGTCTTCAGATGTGCTGATCAATCCAATCTGAAAACACACATAAAAACCAAACATGGGACTGATTTACCATTTAAATGTGAGCATTGTCCCCAAGCATTCACAGATGAAAAAGAACTTCTTCAGCACACAGAGTTATTTCAAGGACATAAGACTCATCAGTGTCCACATTGTGACCATAAGAGCACCAACTCAAGCGACCTGAAACGACACATTATTTCGGTTCACACAAAGGACTTTCCCCACAAATGTGAGGTGTGCGAAAAAGGCTTCCATCGTCCATCTGAGCTCAAAAAGCATAGTGAAACCCACAAAGGTAAAAAGATACATCAGTGTAGGCACTGTGACTTTAAAACTTCAGATCCTTTTGTACTTAGTGGGCATATCCTCTCAGTTCACACCAAGGACCTGCCTTTTAAATGCAAAAGGTGCAAGAGAGGATTTAGGCAGCAAAACGAACTTAAGAAGCACATGAAGACCCACAGTGGAAGAAAAGTGTATCAATGCCAGTATTGTGAATATAGCACTACGGATGCATCAGGCTTTAAACGACATGTAATATCAATACACACAAAAGACTATCCACACAGGTGTGAATACTGCAAAAAGGGATTCCGTAGACCatcagaaaaaaatcaacatatAATGAGGCATCACAAAGAGGCCATAATGTAA